CCTCTGCTTCAGCCTGGTAATAATCAATTTTAGCAGCAACTCCGCCCTCGAATCTGGTTTTTATCAGCTTGGATGAACTCTGCCTTGATTCAAGGGTTCTTTTTGCAACTTCGAGACGATTGTCAATATCACGCAGTTCAAAATAAGCGCTGGCAACACTGCTTACAACCGATATCATTATCGCTTTCTTTGCTTCCTCTGTGGAAAGAAAAACAGCCTTCTGGGCTTCTGTTGCCCTTCTGAGCCGTCCGAACATATCTATTTCCCATGAAAGATTTGCAGAAAGGGAATAAATGTCAGATTTATCTCCCATAGCTTCCCCAGGAAGTGCATAACCATAGTCCGTAGGTTCAGACGTACCAGCAGAGGCTCTGGCGTCAACCTTCGGGAATAAATCCGCCTTTGTGAAACCAAACTGAGCCCTTGCTTCCTCAACTCTTTCACTCGCTATTCGTATATCCTTGTTTTCATCAATGGCAACCTTGATGAGATCCGCAAGCTTCTGATCCTTGAAAACATCCCACCAGGGCAGATCAGCAAGGGATTGGCTTTCTTTTGCTGAAACACTCCACTTTTCAGGTTCTTCTATTTCAGGTCTTTTATAATCAGGCCCGACAGCACAGGCCGACAAAGTCATAACTGCAGCCAGAGGCAGGCAGAATCTTATAAAACGTTTCATAATTAATGCCCTCCATGGGTCACAGCTGGGGTTTCCTCTGCTTTTTTCTTTTTCGGGAACAATTTTTCCATCATTACAAAAAACGAAGGAGTCAGATAAACACCAAGTATGGTTGCCACAAGCATTCCTGAGAAAACCGCGACGCCCATTACTATTCGTGATGCAGCTCCTGATCCCTTTGCGAGGATGAGTGGAATTACACCAAAAAGGAAAGCGAATGCGGTCATGAGAATCGGCCTGAATCTGAGTCTGGCTGATTCCATTGCAGCTTCCATTGGTGAACTTCCTTCATCGCTCTTCATCTTTGCAAACTCAACAATGAGGATTGAGTTTTTAGCGGCAAGACCTATGAGCATTACAAGGCCAACCTGAACAAATACGTTGTTGTCAAGTCCCATCAGCCAGGTTCCAAGCAATGACCCGAGCACAACCGTAGGAGTGGCGAGAAGTACGCTGAACGGCAAACTCCAGCTTTCATACATGGCAGCAAGCAGAAGAAAAACAAAAACAATAGCCATGATAAATGTCGGAACAGATGAAGGTGCTGTCTTTTCTTCATAAGACATACCTGAATAGGTAAATCCCATTTCAGGAGGAAGTACAGCTGTAGCAACCTCTTCTAGCGCTGCCATTGCCTGTCCTGATGTGTACCCAGGTGCCGCTGCGCCAAATATTTCAACCGATCTCAGGAGGTTGAATCTTGTGGTCAGGGCCGTACCTGATACAGGAGTTATCTTTACAAGGGTTGACAATGGAATCATTTCGTTGGTTGTTTTGCTTTTTACATAAAACTGTTTAATATCGTCCGGCTTCTGTCTGTAGTCAGATTCAGACTGCATATAAACCCTGTAAAGACGTCCAAAACGGTTGAAGTCGTTTATGTACGATCCTCCAAGAATTGCCTGGAGTGTTGTGAAAACATCGTTGATCGGCACGCCAAGTTTCTTTGCCTTTTCCCTGTCAAGATCCAGTTTTATCTGCGGAACACTAGGGTCAAAAGGAGTAATCATATTCGCAAGTTCCGGCCTTTTCCTGGCTTCGGCAAGAAATTTGCTGGTATGAACCCCAAGCTGATCGATGCTTAGCGAGCCGCTCCTGTCCTGGAGAATAAAGTTAAAACCTCCGGAAGCTCCAAAACCCGATATTGTAGGAGGAATGAAAGGAAATACTATAGCTTCGGAAATCTTGGAAAATTCTTTCTGAAGATGACCAAGTATACCTCGAAGGCTTTCCTCTTTAGTGGTTCTTTCATCCCATGGCTTCATCTTGGCAAAAAAGGTGGCATAATTAGGGTTAAAGGTGTTGGTCATTACACCAAAACCGCCAATACCATTGGCGGCTTCAACACCAGGAGTCTTGCTGAGTATACCCTCGATCTGCCTCATTACCTTGTCGGTTCTTTCAATGGACGCTCCGTTTGGAAGTTGGGCATTCACAAGAAATATCCCCTGATCCTCATTCGGAACAAAGCCCTTTGGAAGCGCCTTTCCGAAAAAAGCCGAACCAGCAAGAACGCAAGCCAGTAGCACAAGGCTTATAATGGTTTTTCTGGCCATATAGCCCGCTATCTTGACATAGCCTTTTGTGGATCTGTCAAAAATATTGTTGAACCCTCTGAAGAAAGCTCCGAGAAGTCCTTTTGAAGCACCAGTATGAGGCTTGAGAAGAAGCGCCGAAAGAGCAGGACTCAGCGTAAGAGCACTGAAAGCGGAAAGAAGAACCGATATTGCTATTGTTAAAGCAAACTGCTGATAAAGCCTTCCTGTGAGACCGCCAATAAATGCGACAGGAACAAAAACTGCGGTAAGGATAAGGGCGATACCTATAACAGGCCCTGAAACTTCTTCCATGGCCTTGAGAGTCGCCTCTTTTGGCTGCATTCCATGCTCGATATGATGCATTACAGCCTCAACAACAACAATGGCATCGTCAACAACAATACCGATGGCTAGAATCAGCCCGAACATTGTGAGTGTATTTATTGAAAATCCGAACAGAGGAAAAAAGATGAATGTACCAACCAGAGAAACCGGAATAGTAAGAATTGGTATGAGTGTCGCTCTCCAGCTCTGAAGGAATACAAAAACAACTATGATAACGAGTATGATCGCTTCATAAAGGGTTTTTACAATTTCTTTGAGAGATTCTGTAATTGCCGGGGTAGTGTCATAAACAATCTTGTAATCAACGCCAGCAGGAAAAAATTTCTTCATGTCCTCCAAGGCTTTATAAACTCCATTTGCGGTCTGGAGCTGATTGGCTCCTGGAAGAAGATAAAGGGCAAGAACAGAAGCAGCTTTTCCGTCAAGACGGCTGAATGCCTTATAGTTTTCACCTCCAAGTTCTACCCTTGCCACGTCTTTCAGTCTTATCTGGGCGCCTGAATCGGTCGATTTTATGATAATGTTCTCGAACTCCTCAGCAGTCGTAAGTCTGCCAGGTGCGTTTACTGTATATGTAAACTCCTGATCAGGCTTTGAAGGAGCCGCACCTATCTGACCAGCCGGAGCCTGGGCATTCTGCTCCTTTACGGCCGTCATTATATCGGTGGTCGTAAGCCCGAAATTCTTTAGGGTATCAGGCCTTATCCATATTCGCATACCATACTCTGACCCTCCGAAAAGAGTGGCGTCTGAAACACCCTGGATTCTTAATAAAGCATCCCTTATATTGATCATGGTATAGTTGTTAAGAAATAGCGCGTCCCTTGTACTATCAGGAGAATAGAGGGACACAAGCATTAGAATACTTGGATTCATCTTGGAAACAGTTACACCCTGCTGAACAACTTCCTGGGCCAGACGCGCTTCTGCCTGGGTGGTTCTGTTCTGGGTCAGCATGTTGGCGTTATCAAGATTGGTTCCAACGCTATAGGATACGTCCAGAAGCATTCTGCCGTCACCTGTATTGGATGACTTCATATAGATCATGTTTTCAACGCCGTTAATCTTCTGTTCAATAGGCGTTGCAACCGACTCTTCAACTGATTCCGCATTTGCTCCGGGATAATTGGCCTCAACACGCACAACTGGCGGAGCAAGCTGAGGATACTGCTCAATAGGAAGTTTTTCCAGGGTAATGACGCCAATCATGACGGTGAGTATGGCAATAACCATAGCCACGATCGGCCTGTTT
Above is a window of Desulforegula conservatrix Mb1Pa DNA encoding:
- a CDS encoding efflux RND transporter permease subunit, whose protein sequence is MSKFFINRPIVAMVIAILTVMIGVITLEKLPIEQYPQLAPPVVRVEANYPGANAESVEESVATPIEQKINGVENMIYMKSSNTGDGRMLLDVSYSVGTNLDNANMLTQNRTTQAEARLAQEVVQQGVTVSKMNPSILMLVSLYSPDSTRDALFLNNYTMINIRDALLRIQGVSDATLFGGSEYGMRIWIRPDTLKNFGLTTTDIMTAVKEQNAQAPAGQIGAAPSKPDQEFTYTVNAPGRLTTAEEFENIIIKSTDSGAQIRLKDVARVELGGENYKAFSRLDGKAASVLALYLLPGANQLQTANGVYKALEDMKKFFPAGVDYKIVYDTTPAITESLKEIVKTLYEAIILVIIVVFVFLQSWRATLIPILTIPVSLVGTFIFFPLFGFSINTLTMFGLILAIGIVVDDAIVVVEAVMHHIEHGMQPKEATLKAMEEVSGPVIGIALILTAVFVPVAFIGGLTGRLYQQFALTIAISVLLSAFSALTLSPALSALLLKPHTGASKGLLGAFFRGFNNIFDRSTKGYVKIAGYMARKTIISLVLLACVLAGSAFFGKALPKGFVPNEDQGIFLVNAQLPNGASIERTDKVMRQIEGILSKTPGVEAANGIGGFGVMTNTFNPNYATFFAKMKPWDERTTKEESLRGILGHLQKEFSKISEAIVFPFIPPTISGFGASGGFNFILQDRSGSLSIDQLGVHTSKFLAEARKRPELANMITPFDPSVPQIKLDLDREKAKKLGVPINDVFTTLQAILGGSYINDFNRFGRLYRVYMQSESDYRQKPDDIKQFYVKSKTTNEMIPLSTLVKITPVSGTALTTRFNLLRSVEIFGAAAPGYTSGQAMAALEEVATAVLPPEMGFTYSGMSYEEKTAPSSVPTFIMAIVFVFLLLAAMYESWSLPFSVLLATPTVVLGSLLGTWLMGLDNNVFVQVGLVMLIGLAAKNSILIVEFAKMKSDEGSSPMEAAMESARLRFRPILMTAFAFLFGVIPLILAKGSGAASRIVMGVAVFSGMLVATILGVYLTPSFFVMMEKLFPKKKKAEETPAVTHGGH